The genomic interval CTGTTGGAGAAAAGGTATTTGCAATAAAAATTAACTGGCCTGTAATTCTGGAAAATGGCATAAAAATTGTCCGGGACCTTTCTAAATATGCAAATATAATATGTGATTTTAAACTCGCAGATATAGATAATACTGTGAGCATGATCACAACAAAGGTAAAGGAATATGGCGGGTATGGTATAATCAGCCATTCATTTACCGGGTTAAATTCCTTGAAAGCTGTGGTTAAAAGCGCCGGAAATATGAAAGTATTTTCCGTTGTTTCAATGTCACAGGAGTCATATCTCGACAATATTACAGAGGAACTCATAAAAATATCAATGGAGGCTGGCGTGTACGGGCTGGTTGCACCCGGAAACCGCCCCTATTACCTTAAAAAAGTCAAAGAACTTTCAGAAGGATTAAAAATAATTTCCCCGGGTGTAGGTGCCCAGGGCGGTGATATAGTAAATGCAATGCTTTTGGGGTCTGACTATGTAATAATAGGAAGATCTATTTACAACTCCCCTGACCCGTTGGAAACCCTTGAAGGTTTTTCCAGCAGTATTAACAATAAATTAAATAAATAGAGTCACATATTATTATATGTATATTGGCGTTTTAAATTTCAAAGGCACAATAACAGGGAGTTCGCCGGGCACCTATATGCCTGCCCTGCGTTATATAGAAAGGAAAAACAAGGTAAAAGCATTGCTTATTGTTATAAACTCCGGAGGCGGGGATGCCAACGCCACAGAAATACTCTATAATCAATTAATGAAAATA from Ferroplasma acidiphilum carries:
- the pyrF gene encoding orotidine-5'-phosphate decarboxylase, whose protein sequence is MESKIIFALDVYDYNTAVDLARTVGEKVFAIKINWPVILENGIKIVRDLSKYANIICDFKLADIDNTVSMITTKVKEYGGYGIISHSFTGLNSLKAVVKSAGNMKVFSVVSMSQESYLDNITEELIKISMEAGVYGLVAPGNRPYYLKKVKELSEGLKIISPGVGAQGGDIVNAMLLGSDYVIIGRSIYNSPDPLETLEGFSSSINNKLNK